The following coding sequences lie in one Nocardioides sambongensis genomic window:
- a CDS encoding single-stranded DNA-binding protein — protein MTIPTQMSLQGFVATAPELTFTGKGHARFYCRVGIEQHRKEVDGSFTRLDPVYCDLVLFDRAAERAYPRFKPGDQVVASGYVHEYEQERPGGPSEIREQFVARRIGHDCARTRYVVDRTPSRQPEPPTNELTVVNEPAPAVGI, from the coding sequence ATGACGATTCCCACTCAGATGAGCCTGCAGGGGTTCGTTGCGACCGCGCCGGAGCTCACCTTCACCGGCAAGGGGCACGCGAGGTTCTACTGTCGGGTCGGCATCGAGCAGCACCGCAAGGAGGTCGACGGTTCGTTCACCAGGCTCGACCCGGTCTACTGCGACCTGGTGCTGTTCGACCGTGCGGCCGAACGGGCCTACCCGCGGTTCAAGCCGGGTGACCAGGTCGTCGCCTCGGGCTACGTCCATGAGTACGAGCAGGAGCGTCCAGGCGGGCCGAGCGAGATCCGCGAGCAGTTCGTCGCCCGCCGTATCGGCCATGACTGTGCCCGCACCCGCTACGTCGTGGATCGCACGCCGTCCAGGCAGCCCGAGCCACCGACGAACGAGTTGACTGTGGTCAACGAGCCAGCACCCGCCGTCGGCATCTGA
- a CDS encoding HNH endonuclease family protein codes for MVERHGLLTGWFRDRDLYHRIGYLVQVGDSIQDLIDAACTRSHSSFRRDLIRRTQQRLNLTSDDISNLRYGKDNAKCTNVLLLMNVETVLTSKDKGSRFSFHAYVDTWSLEHIHAQNPEAFGKETERRDWLRAHRKKIQETDWGAGKKSAVDGLLERINAHLELAEGKTDDAGFEEIFRSVLSLFSAPGADLADGDLHGLGNLALLQRDLNSKLNNAVFALKREQVIALDEAGAYLLPCTRNVFLKYYTASADQQLSLWGPQDQDAYYAKLIDKVKPFLLRDDTLAVGAQA; via the coding sequence GTGGTTGAGCGTCACGGACTTCTGACCGGCTGGTTTCGCGACCGGGACCTCTATCACCGAATCGGCTACCTCGTCCAAGTCGGCGACTCGATCCAGGACCTCATCGATGCTGCTTGTACCCGGTCCCATTCGTCCTTCCGTAGGGACCTCATCCGTCGCACGCAGCAGCGACTCAACCTCACGAGCGACGACATCTCTAACCTCCGGTACGGCAAGGACAATGCCAAGTGCACCAACGTTCTGCTCCTCATGAACGTGGAGACGGTGCTAACCAGCAAGGACAAGGGCAGCCGGTTCTCGTTCCACGCCTACGTCGACACTTGGTCACTGGAGCACATCCATGCCCAGAACCCAGAAGCGTTCGGCAAGGAGACCGAGCGTCGTGACTGGCTCCGGGCTCACCGGAAGAAGATCCAGGAGACTGACTGGGGCGCGGGCAAGAAGTCTGCAGTCGACGGGCTGCTGGAGCGGATTAACGCCCACCTGGAACTCGCCGAAGGGAAGACGGACGACGCGGGGTTCGAAGAAATCTTCCGCAGCGTTCTCAGCTTGTTCAGTGCCCCCGGCGCTGACCTTGCCGACGGTGATCTGCACGGCCTGGGCAATCTCGCGCTCCTCCAACGAGACCTCAACAGCAAGCTGAACAATGCGGTCTTCGCGCTGAAGCGCGAACAAGTCATCGCCCTCGATGAGGCCGGGGCCTACCTCCTGCCGTGCACCCGCAACGTGTTCCTGAAGTACTACACAGCCAGCGCCGACCAACAACTCTCGCTCTGGGGGCCACAGGACCAGGACGCCTACTACGCCAAGTTGATCGACAAGGTGAAGCCATTCCTGCTTCGTGATGACACTCTCGCCGTGGGGGCTCAAGCGTGA
- a CDS encoding DUF262 domain-containing protein: MEATLEPRLVMRGEEDEPFVAGEFFVAAYQRGYRWGRAEVRQLLDDIKAHARNAEKRRALPTDYYLQPIVVLKRADGTWELVDGQQRLTTLFLITKYVATKFSDAKLDYWLTYETREDSRDYLDTLDPDRRDDNIDFHHIARAYEAIVEWFGEQQSAGQAAIDLHSALSKWVRVIWYEAPEGTDPNELFTRLNRDRIPLTDSELIKALVLSHSGAADGKMGRQQEIAAQWDAFERDLRDEEFWAFLTRSTTRKPTHIDFLFESMTPHAGMRERPRYWTFGKVQEDIATRGQPSFGATWLSVTDF, encoded by the coding sequence ATGGAGGCGACTCTGGAGCCTCGTCTTGTCATGAGGGGCGAGGAAGACGAGCCGTTTGTAGCGGGCGAGTTCTTCGTGGCCGCCTACCAACGCGGCTACCGGTGGGGTCGAGCTGAGGTGCGCCAGCTCCTTGACGACATCAAGGCTCACGCGCGCAACGCCGAGAAGCGCCGGGCACTGCCCACGGACTACTACCTGCAACCCATCGTCGTTCTCAAGCGGGCCGACGGAACTTGGGAGCTGGTCGATGGCCAGCAGCGCCTGACTACCCTGTTCCTGATCACCAAGTACGTTGCGACGAAGTTCTCCGACGCCAAGTTGGACTACTGGCTCACCTATGAGACCCGGGAAGACAGCCGGGACTACCTGGACACGCTCGATCCCGATCGCCGCGACGACAACATCGACTTCCACCACATCGCCCGGGCCTACGAAGCGATTGTTGAGTGGTTCGGCGAACAGCAAAGTGCGGGCCAGGCGGCCATCGACCTCCACTCAGCGCTCTCGAAGTGGGTGCGGGTGATCTGGTACGAAGCGCCCGAGGGTACAGATCCCAACGAGCTCTTCACGCGCCTTAACCGTGACCGAATTCCGCTGACGGACTCCGAGCTCATCAAGGCACTGGTCCTCTCCCACAGCGGCGCGGCCGACGGCAAGATGGGTCGCCAACAGGAGATCGCCGCGCAGTGGGATGCGTTCGAACGGGACCTCCGTGACGAGGAGTTCTGGGCCTTCCTGACCCGCTCGACGACCCGCAAACCGACGCATATCGACTTCCTCTTCGAGAGCATGACTCCCCACGCCGGGATGCGAGAGCGGCCGCGGTACTGGACCTTCGGGAAGGTTCAGGAGGACATCGCGACGAGGGGGCAGCCGAGTTTTGGCGCGACGTGGTTGAGCGTCACGGACTTCTGA